The sequence ACCCATCGAGAGGCTAATTCTAGGCTTGCAGAGTGACAACATCGATAGTTTAAAGTGAAAACAACTGACCTAGCCTTCCCCTTTGCAGTGAATTGGAACCCGAAGCCGGTTTGTCCTAACACTTGGTTGGTCTAAAGGGATATGACAATGCATGAGCTGGAGCTGGTCAGATGCGTGAGCGAGATGGCGACTGAGCTAAAGATGGACTGTACGAAATTGATAAATAATTATCTAAAAAATGGGTGATTTATCTATTCCACGTGGAGGGCTGCCCGACTTGAAGGATGGAAAAAGAATGGCCTATGCAAATATCTGGACGGAAGTATGACAAGGCAGGACCTTGTTGATCTTGAGGCGATTGAAGTGACTGTGGCAAAATGTGCTCATATTGAAAGTAGGGTTTTGTGTAAAGGTTGATTGATTGAGGGGCGCTTTTGGTTGCTTCACTGTACTTTCTAACTTtgcctattttttttattaacgcATGTGCGATGGCTAGTGATGTGGCTATTGACTAGTCGATGGGCTTGGACAACCTAGAGTTCCCTTTTGAGCTTGAGCCTTTGACGAGAGATTATTAGGGGGATGGGGGATTGCCTGTGGCTTTAAATGATGTGTTTTCCAATAATGGGCATGAAGGTGGTTCAAGGGTAGAGGCGTCCTCTTCAGCTAACAGGGCTGAGGTTGAGGGTATAAGGGCGACTGAAATGGAGCCAATGGAGGGGGCTAAGGGAGCTAATGCTCATGAAGATATCTCAGAGGCCCCGACACTTCTAAGACCGATTTGGCAAAAGAAGGGGGCGATCAGAGGAGGCCAACTGCTGATGTTAAGGAAACGTCGGAGGAAGCAAGGGAAGGGGACACAACtaatgtgtgtgtgtgtgtgggggggggggggggtatcTTATTGTTACTTCTCTAGAGGTTGTTATGTTGGAGGAAGAGTATGGCCCCAAGGGTGGCGATGAGTCTGCATCTAAGAGGTCAAAGACAAACTCGTCCTAATAGAGGGGTCCAGAGTTGGGTGGGGGCTCTTGTCGTTGTGAGGAGGAGCCCTCAGGGAATGACATGGTGGATCTTGCTTCCTTTATGAGGGAGATGGAGCAAAAAGTGTCAGAGTTCTTGGAATTCGTGAGGCGACTGACCCTAGAGGAGGATATATCCAATAGTTTGTTGGGAAAGCATTTAGCATTGTTGGTGATGGTGCTTGGCGAGAAAAAACATGTTGAGGGGTTCAACATACGAAGCTCTTTGAGTGGAGCAGAATAACGTTGTAAGTGTTCTTGCCTTGcttacttttcttttcttattttccCTTAGGTGTTCTTATGCAAATCTGTTTTGGTGTAGATTATGATTGAACTGAATTTGGCTTGAAACCAGCAACGCCAACTCGGAAAGAAGCTGGAGAAGGTTATTAACGGGTTGATAAATCAACCAGCGACCCAATCCGTCTATTTCATGAGTTAATCATATCGACCCATTTATGATCCTAATCCATTACGCTTCAATCCTAATTCATTTAATTTACAGGTTACGTAAATCATGTTATTCTGTCATGACTCATCTCTACGTGACTGTCGCTTCAATTTAACGTAGATAAAGGaggtaaaaacaaaaatagagtAATGGTAGAATTCAGCTAATTatataaaatgaaaaagttaaaaaggaTCACGTGGCAAAGGCATGCTCGAGGAATCATCATCCAAACTGGAGTTACCTTCCAGCAGTCTCACATATGTGGAATTAGCCGCAATCACTATCAGAAGAAGGCATCGCCCAATCTCTGCTCATACATTGCGATATGACCATGTTGTCCCTTGGAGCCACTCGCTCATTCTTGTCTTCCTCATTTTCCCTCACTTTCTCTCCATCCAAACGCCACCTCAATTTCTCTTCCCTGAAATCTTCAATCAGAATGGCTTCAACTGCCTCATCCACAATCGAACACATCGTTCTCTTCAAAGTCAAAGAAAACACCGACTCCTCGAAGCTCAATTCCATGATCTCCTCTCTCAACGCCCTCGTCTCTCTCGACTCCGTTCTTCATATCGCCGCCGTACCTCTCCACCGCGTCAAATCCTCCCCTGTTCCCTTCACTCACATGCTTCACAGCCGCTACTCCTCCAAAGAAGACCTCAGCGCTTACTCTGCTCACCCTAGCCACGTCAGCGTCGTTAAGGAATCCGTTCTTCCTATCTGCGATGACATCATGGCCGTCGATTGGGTTGCCCATGACCTCCAGGGGCCTGTGGTCTTGTCTCCGGGTTCTGCTGTAAGACTCACATTGTTGAAGTTGAAGGAGAATTTGGGGGAGGAAGTGAAGAATGAGATTTTGACGGTAATTAGTGGAATTAAAGGGAGTTTTGGAGGCATTCAGCAGCTCACGTGCGGGGAGAATTTCTCTCCGGCTAGAGCTAAAGGTTATTCTATTGCATCGCTTGCAGTTTTTCCTGGACTCAGTGAAATTGATGCTCTGGATGCGAATGAAGAATTGGTGAATTTGCAGAAAGAGAAGGTCAGAGATTATTTAGACAGCGTTATTGTTTTAGACTCTATAGTACCATCTCCGCAATCTTCTAGTCTTTAAAGGTAACCCTTGAATGTCTTGTACTTCTTTCCAAATACTGGACCACAATTACTCTTTCATTAGTTTTGAATAATGATTATCCTGTTCCAGGAGTTTGGCTATTTATGCATGCTTGTTCGTGCTGTACATTCGCAGGataattttcaatttcattaGACTGTcttcattgatgatgttggtgaattTGGATTGCTGAAAATAATTTGCATTGCAGAGCTTTTGTTTTGTTTATGCGGTCACTTTGTTTGCGTTTAATTCTGATGCTTGCACAACGATAAGACTTGTTTATTTGTGTTACCATTGAAATTAAGAAGAAACTTTATCCAGATATAAAGATTGGTATAATTGGGTATCATGCCGAAAGCTTTCTTCTCCTTCCCCTTTATGATATGAATTTTGTTGGACAAAATTGAATATTCAATCTTCACAAAAGAAAAGAACTGGAAACTGAAATGTGGACAATAGCAATAATTTTGTGCTACTAGTGGTGACACCCTTCTTTAGATGATGTTGGTGTTTGTAGTGAACCTTTTCGATTGTGATTTGTGAGGAGTCTATGCTATGTTTGGCAAGTCGTAATTCAATGTAATGGAGAACGTTTCAGATTGTGAGAGTATATGATGACGTTCTTCCCCCTTTATGATATGAAGGTTGTAGGAGAAAATTGAATAGTCAATCTTCACAAAAGAAAACACTGGATACTGAGATGTGGATAGTTGCAATGTTTAGTCCTGTGCTACTAGTGGTCAGACCCTTGTGTTTGGTAAGCTGTAAATCAATGTAATGGCGAACGGTTCAGACTGTGAGCTCAAAACACTGATGGTTTTGTTCTTTAAGCAGTAAAATTGTGgacatatcaaatttcttcctCCTTGACAAAAATCATGTATGCAGTGAGCGTCCCTCTATAAGTGCAACAGTAGGATAATCACTAGTTAGATAATCTAATGTAAAATTGTTGGTAATTAATGCGCCCAAGAACTTATTggaatttttgaatattgtacAAATTTCTCATTTCTTCTGATTTTCTGCATCTGAAGTTCATTTACTGCATCTTATGTTTCATCTCTGTTGAAAAGATTATGGAAAAGGCTACTTATATTCAATAATATGCATTTTTGCTGGCAAGTTTGAGTAGAAATGTAATGACATAGGACTAAGGAAACGTGTAAAGGTTCAGATGTTGAGATTGTTAGGTTAGTTGTGCTTGGACAAGAGGAATGTTGAGATTGTTGATTGACTATGTTCGGTAATCAGTTTTGGTACTCTTCGTCTAAGTACAGTGCATGTTAGCACTATGAAGTAAATCTTTTAATAACTAACAAGAAGAATAGTTTTATAATATTGCAGATCTTAAGAGATATGGAATAAGAAGAGGAAAACTTCTTTATGAGATAAAGAGATAGATAGTCAATAGTTTTGAAGGAACGCATAAGAATCTGTTTAGACGAGGCTATGTTGCACGGATACTTCTTGTTAGTAATGTTTCTGCATTTCGTATCCGTGTCCATGCAACATAGTATGGAGGCTACTAAATGCAAAACTTGAGTTAATTACTGTTTGCAGTGTATTTTGTAGGGGATGGACAGCTTTTGATGGTGAATAGTAAGGGATATTGGATGCTTAATAATGGTTAGCCCATATCATGAATAGCAGTGTTATGGCATCTTAATTTGTTCTCTACTACCCTTTTCCCAGTAACGAGTAGATCAGACTAGACTGAGGCAGCAAAATCTCACTAAACCCAACATCCTCTTGCGTATCTTGCAGTTTCAATAAGGCTAAAAACCCATACTTTAGCCATTGATCTTTTACGGTTTTAATGATTTTAAAGATTGAACTcctaattatttgtttttccaGATTAAGCTCGTGAACTTTTAATTTTTACGCACATTGAGCCCTCAGTAACGGTTCTGTTAAACCCTTAGTAAAGGGTTTAATAAGTGTGAAAACTAAAGATTCATAGACTTAATTAAGAAGAGTTTTAAAGATCAgagactttttattttaatttctttaatcGCTGGGGTATATatttattcaaaaataaaaaaattagttatttatcattgttaaaaataataagataattaagtaaaaaaagGTCAAAATACATAATAAGCCCTTGAACTTTAAGATTTTAAGAATTAAGCttgtgaattttaatttttacacaATTGAGCCATCACTAACGATTTAGCTAATAGCATCGTTAGTCAAGGGTTCAGTGTGTGTGAAAATTAAAGTTTAGAGGTTTAGTGTccgtttgttttcattttttcagAATTGCTTTTCGCCTTTGGGAATGGAAAGAATTTCCGTGGCTAGCAGTCCCACCCATATAAGTGCAAACCATCTGCGAAAGTGAATTGTCACTGCTGTCGGCGGTGAATACATTtacaaaccaaaaaaaaaaatgttgcatatCCAAATAGCctttaatttgaaaaaaaaaagttaaagacTCGATTCTTAAAATACAGTAAATTTAAAGATTTAATTATGAGTTTAGTGTTTCAATAATAATATGTATAAATAGGGGTTGCTATTGCAAACTGGGATTCAGATTATTAGGGCTCGAttgttttatctactgtttgctgttactgttgggaaaaactgtttttccaagcAGGGATTCTCAACTTTGGTAAAATAAACATGAGATCACTAACGAAATACATGAAACTCTTCCTtattaaatgaaaaagaaaagaggcTTATAAAAATAAGCAGGCTTATAAAAATAAGCAATCAAACACTCTCTTAGTAACAGATCTCCATATTTGTTTAGCCATGAGAGTTCAATATAATTTCAGCACCTCTTTCCTAATGTAGGATAACAAATTTTCCTTCTATCTCGATCTTTTCTTCCTTCCTTTCTGTCTATCGATTCCTCCTAACTTTGTTAAGGGAATTCATTCTGAAACCCAATCCAACTTGGCCTGCTTAACTAATATAATTCTActaaaaattaaactataattactaaggataaaaatatatcaaattaaaatttattcaattaatttaacaaaacttagaaaattaataaaataaataaatataggtatatatatacaaggGCGAGTCAGATTGGATCAACTTGAGTTTTTTAAACCAATTTCAAATCTATCCTAGTTTATGTGTGCGTGGATCGAACcgcgtcaaatattaaatataCACATTGATAACAGGTAGCGAAATTCTGATctacttccgtccctgtgggggcgtcgttgggttcgacggggggaagctccgatgccaaagtcagtaagatgaatcaaggaaacaaactgaattcaCAAAGGTTATAAGAATGTGTACCTCGATAGCCTAggggatcaggctatatatagctgggaagttgtaaccttcaggtaactagaaagtctccattaatgcttcattaatggcggttacgagttatccttaacctggcggtttacctaattaataactcattaatgatcttttatggccgagtcgacggccagccgttatagaggcgaatggagagattcgcctcatagatccgccagcggatctcttggagctgatccgtggagatccgccagccaGCTTCCCCTTGGGATCACTACGTGGCGTACTttaaggtgaatatcccttttggtccttaggataatatctcgatgttatcagaagcccccccaaaatgcccttaaagtcctttagggcttttggacttccgcgcgccgtcataaacacttgcattaatgagcacactgCTCAATGCCATTGGACGATcgacacgtgtagtggacacattgtcccaggaaggagaaaactctcttcttcttcttcttgcgctttctctttctttctcatttcttCCTTTTTCTCCTGCGCTCGTAGCTTTTTTCTGGGATTTCTTCAGAGTTtcgcaccaagcttccgatttctcatgtaagttcattttcTTTCGCTTAACTTTttcctggatgtttagaagttcgtcttcatcttctagatcaacttcagaactttttaattcaacCTCCCCTCCTGAAATAGAAGTCGATTTTAGTTGGActacttcgtcatcggagaactcttCTTCTTCCGAAGGCACGGTTAACTCTGAtttagctgggtttagtaactcggcgcgtaattattatcaaactcgttccactaggaacccGACTCTTTTTCCTTCTGTCTCCGGCGCTGTTCCGGCCGGTGCATCTAGGTGGtttccggggacaatggcctcttcttcaattcctcctaagaaaaagaatccccgagcggagtctactccgtctcgtatgagcaccgcggatctagtggatctggcgaatcgcttcccCTGGATCAAGAACTATGAAACTCAGCTTGccgcatctcatcaacgtccttcctgtccgcctagtGGTTTCCTTACAGTATACTGTAGTCACGTGGAGAGAGGATTctgacttcctcttccaaagatgatggcggacatcctctcctactttgacatcacggttagccagctacatcccaactgctggttggatatcgctttagactgctacctcgcctcaaatttaggagtagtatatacgggtcgtatctttagagcttttcacaaaccatcaaaacggaagtccgaatcctatctttcgttcgccaaattcggagtgtattcgccctttagtgacaaaatgtccaatgttcattgctgggatgagagattcttctacgtgaagataaaagatggcgaaccactgggttttccttcattttggaatcccaggccgttgcatatggcgggcgatatgcgaattttaacggatagtgatgagaaggtggcggagctcatgaagcagatcaaagcggatgcatggacatatgtggatgccttagctttcatgatgagtgatattccattgattcgccgggaaggggatcaattcatttactcaaagattacgcaaccaaggtacctttcatttcttcgtgaactttgattattttaatgttttccttggcaggggtttatctaaggccaatcacgctcttgcagagaagcgtaagaAGTTTCtggaggctgaagcacgcaagaaagatcaagcggcgaatcctcaagcggatactggaaaacgtcctgctgaaacagtggttgagccgccactaaagAGGAGGAAGCCTAACACCACTGGAGGtcttaagcttatggcggatgccctGAGGTCCACCAAGCCTGCTGGGGAGATTGCACAGGTAGGTTACTTTTGATCTTTATTTGTTCATTAAGTTTTGGACTTGAGTTCTGACCCTAGAACGTTTGTGTAGACGGCGAAGCCCGATATcggtggatactggtccgccaaatttggagcccaaggttctttcgAGAATGAATCCATTCTAAACGatttggatgaggccttgggtcaggtgggcgaagtgcagaggaactaTAGCCATATTCCTGGTTCAATTCATGCCCAAAAGGGGAAGACGGAGCTCCTTTCGGTGAGTTTCTTTAGAAAGGATGCAGACAATATTAGTTCCTTAATCCTTTTCGCCTTTTGATTGAATCGTTTATTTTTGGACAGTTGTATGCTCGCCTACGTACTATGGAAACTGAGctccttcagaatgtggcggataaggcaactatCGAGAGGCTAGAGAAAGAGATAGTGGAAGCCAATTCCACTATCGCTTCTGTTAATGCAGGTCTTGCTTCCGCGAATGCCAACCTTGCTTCCGCCACAGACGCCCTAGTTCTCAGGGATGAGGAAATTAAGAGGTTAAAGGCAAAGATTGTGTCTGATGCCAAAAGCCATGAagacgcccttggagaagctgaatacatgGCGGGTGAACAAGCCTTTTATTatggcgagatgcttatggcgtacttctcattggcgcatcctgagactaACTTCACCGATCCGCAATTCGCCGTTCCCGAACCAGAAGATGTGGTGAAGTTCAATAAAATGTCAAacgctaaggagtacctccgtgattacgttcggagatggatgaaggggcctGTGGAAGAAACCAAGCCCTCTACTACGGTCTTGGCGGATGAGCTTGAAGAAGTGCCCCTCAAGGCGGATGCAGGACCAATTCCTGATCAGGCTCTTCCccttggtcccacatcttctgtggataaggaggtatctcccgATGGCGTGTCTGCGGATGTGGAGAAGGAGGATCCCCAAGCAAGCTCTGTGGGCGAAGAaagcgcaaaggaggatgctcctattgttgcttagcttgcttttatttgtgacattgtaaaaacatttttaagtacaatttgttttgatcctttatggaagctatgttattttacctttacgtttgcgtaaggaaatatatagacATCTAggatttgaagtaggtggccagccatactccattttatgaacctttgtgaaggttagaagctgttctattccttctagaggaagtaaagctgcccaggggatcaatttgctacctatctttgaggtgaaatgatccgcccgtaggacttgtgaatccttctctggaaaggataagagagtgtaaagaccttgcgtccaaggatcgttttaactctattggagattgagatccactcacaagATTGATCTTTTTATGCTTTTAAGGCATCGAGGACGTATCTCTAAGATAGCGATACATtgtaaatgtggagagcgttggataccccccctctttttaagactggaatattgatattgctgcagtaataaaaagaacacagataatagaacaaatgatgtttattaatgggagaaatgccttattacagcaggtaggtcttataggtgagcctcgttaaaacctttaataagaaaaaccacatgggaaaaagcttattaaaggaaaaagagtactcaagaccgtatatacacttcattttctgacaaaatatttgcggagattttggaggttccatgtgcgtggcaatgtattgccctccatgtcctgtattttaaacgtggcagatccaatcttgtccactatctgatatggacctaTCCAGTTGAgtcctaacttgcccttgccttctcgagattggactttatcagctttacggagcacaagatctcccacatttagatccacaagcttggcatttttatcaggGTAAGCCGCAatccgctgtttgtatgctgccatgcgtacatacgattgatccctgcgatcttctatctgatctaggtgctcccttagccgtttgccgttgtcctcctcacaataaaaggccactcgatcactggggacctgtatttcgactggaatAACGGCTTCaacgccatgagaaagggcgaatggtgtttcccccGTAGCCGTCCTCGGGGTGgtacgataagcccataaaacacttgtcagctgatccgcccacttcttatcatgctctcccaatctcttctttatccccttcacGATCGTCCGATTAGTAACTtcagtcattccattggactggggataataaacggaggcgaatctgttcaggatgcccaacccttcacagaaagccttgaattcgccacagttgaactgtgttccattatcggtgatgatggtatgtggaacaccgtatcttcctacgatgttgtctttgacgaattccaccactCGTTCTGcataatggaggaaacagcttcggcttctacccatttggtgaaatggtccactgccactaccacatacCTTCTCTGCCGGCGAGTCGGAGGAAATGGGCcgacaatgtctattccccagagggc comes from Euphorbia lathyris chromosome 8, ddEupLath1.1, whole genome shotgun sequence and encodes:
- the LOC136203568 gene encoding stress-response A/B barrel domain-containing protein UP3-like, with amino-acid sequence MTMLSLGATRSFLSSSFSLTFSPSKRHLNFSSLKSSIRMASTASSTIEHIVLFKVKENTDSSKLNSMISSLNALVSLDSVLHIAAVPLHRVKSSPVPFTHMLHSRYSSKEDLSAYSAHPSHVSVVKESVLPICDDIMAVDWVAHDLQGPVVLSPGSAVRLTLLKLKENLGEEVKNEILTVISGIKGSFGGIQQLTCGENFSPARAKGYSIASLAVFPGLSEIDALDANEELVNLQKEKVRDYLDSVIVLDSIVPSPQSSSL